Part of the Paludisphaera borealis genome, GGCGCGCGAGGCCAATCTTCAGCTCCGCCGCGACACTCTGGCCCGGCTGCGGAAGGAGGTGGTCGTCGATCGCCTCTCGCGGCCTTCGAAGATCGACTACGACGTCTTCCTGCGGCATCTGGAAAGCACGATCTGGCTGGGCGAGACGTTCCACCCGTTCCGCGACGATCCCCGGGTCTACGGCGACTACGCCACCGAGAGCGTCTACCTGCTGCTGACCCAGTCGTCGCTGCCGCGCGAGGTCAACCGGCGGAACGCGCTCGAACGAATGCGGCAGGTCCCTCGCGTACTGGAGACCGCCCGCAAGACGATCGGCCGGCCGCCGCGCGTGAAGGTTGAGACGGCGATCCGCCAGACCGAGGGGGCCGTCGGCTTCTACAAGACCGAGCTGTTCCGGCTCGCCGGCGACCCTCCCGGCGAGGGCCAGCTCGCGGCCGACGCCGCGAAGTTGGTCGGCCTGCTCTCGGACTACCTCGCGTTCTTGAAGACCGAAGTCTTGCCCAGGAGCACCGACGACTGGCGGATCGGCCGCGAGCTGTTCGTCAAGAAGCTCGATTACGAGCTGGACGCCGGTCTGACGGCCGACGAGGTGCTCGCCGAGGCCGAGCGCGAGGCGGTCCGGGTCGAGACCGAGATGAGCGTCTTCGCCCGTCAGATCTGGTCGGAGTTCTTCCCCGGCGTCGCGGTCCCCCCCGACGACCCCGCGGGCCGCTCGGAGATGACCCGGCGCGTGCTCGAACGGATCGGCGACGACCACGGCACGGCCGACTCGCTGGTCGCCGACGCCCGGAGCACGGTCCACGCGATCAAGGACTTCATCTCGGCCCGCAAGATCCTGGCTCTGCCCGAGCCCGACCAGTGCCGGATCATCGAGATGCCCGAGTTCATGCGGGGCAACTCGGTCGCCTATCTCAACCCCGCGCCTCCCCTCGATTCGCGAGGGTCGAGCGAGTACTCGATCAGCCCGCCCCCCGCCGACTGGAGCCGCGAGCGGGCCGACAGCCTGCTCCGCGAATACAACCGGTCGATGCTCAAGATCCTGACGATCCACGAGGCCTATCCCGGCCATTACGTCCAGCTCGAATACAGCAACAAATGCCCCAGCTTCATCCGCCTCGTCCTCTCTTCCGGGACGTTCGCCGAGGGGTGGGCTGTGTACACCGAGCAGATGATGCTCGATCAGGGGTTCGGCGGCGGGGATGTCAAGCTGCGGCTCCAGCAGCTCAAGTTCTATCTTCGCGCGGTGGTCAACGCGATCCTCGACAACAAGATGCACTGCGGCGCCATGACCGACGCCGAGGCGCGCGACCTGCTGATGAACCGAGCCTTCCAGACCGAAGGCGAGGCCGTGGGCAAGATCATCCGCTCCAAGCAGTCGTCCTGCCAGCTCTCCACGTATTTCGTGGGACGCACGGCGTTTTATCGGCTCCGGCAGTCGGTTCAGCGCGAGCAGGGAGATCGGTTCGACCTCGCCAGGTTCCACGAGGCCGCGCTCTCGGAGGGGACGCTTCCCGTCAAGTTTCTGCCCGAACTGGTCCGCGCGAGGCTCGCCGTGACGAAGGAGAAATGAGGCGAGTGCATCGTCGACTGCGAGCGACGACGGCGAACCGGGAGAGGGGGAAAAGCCCCGCCCGTCGGGGTTCTAGAACCGTCGACGGGCAGGGGGGGATGCGAATCGGTCACGGCTGGGGGGCCGGCGGCGGGGTCGTCGCGGCCGGCTTCTTGCCTTCGACGTGATCCATCTCCATCGCCGAGAAGAAGTCGTGGAGCTTGGCGGTCTTGGCTTTCTCGGTCACCGTGTCGTCGAGCTTGGCCTCCGCGACAATCTTGTCGCGGACCTGGTCCATGGCCGAGAACAGCTCGTTATAAGCGTTCCGCTGGCCGGGCGTGGTCGCGGGCCCGAAGCGCAGGTTGAAGGTGCGCATGAAGCCGAGGAGGTTCCCCACGGTCGTCTTCTCGAATTTCCGAAGTTCCGAGAGGACCTGTTCGACCTTCGGCTTCGCGAGCATGCGCGTCATGGCGAACAGCGTCTTGACGAAGTTCTGGGCTTCTCTGGTCTCGGCCCGATCGTCGAGCGGCATCTGGCCGAGTTTCACCTTGATGTCCGTGGCGACCTGGCGGACCTTGTCGAGCGTTTCGGGCGCGATCTCGCCCTCTTCGTCTTCCTTGCGCGCCTGGACGACGGCGTCTTCGAACGCTTTTTGATCAGGGGCGAACCGAGCATCGCGAAGGGCCCGGGGCCAGCGGGTGGCGTCCTTGAGCTGTTCGAGACTGATGGTGATCGCCTCGGAGGCGTTGGTGAACGGGATCTCGCGGATCAGCTTGGCATCGACGTTGACGTCGATCGAGCGGAGCGTCGAGGTGTGGATGCGCGGATCGTTGAGCTGGTCGAGGATCGCGTTCAACGCGTCGCCCCGTTCGATGTCGCTGCGGCTCGGATTCTCGTTGAGCCTGGTGAGGGCTGTGTTGTACGCCTCCCGATCCTTGGAGAACTCGGCGTTGCGGCGAGCGAAATAGCGCCGCGTGGCCTCCTTCTGTCCTTCGTAGACGAACTGGTTCCAGCGCATCATCGTATCGGCGTTGATCGAGTTGGCGATGGCCGTCTGCTTGTTGTAAGAGCCTTCGCCCATGTACATCATGCCGAGGCCCTGGGCGACGCTTCCCTGGAAGGTGCTGCCGGCACCTCCCCATCCGCCCCACCCATAGCCGCCGTAACCACCGTAGTTGCCGTAGCCCCACTGAGCCCGGGCTTCGGTCGAACAGGCCGTCAGAGCCATGGCCAACCCCAACATCGTGGGGAATATTCGTCTCATGGTGTTCCTCCCTCGCGGGTGCGCTTCAGCGGTTGGGAAACGGGAAAATCGATCGCCAGGAGGACGAGACCCGAGACCCGAGGTCAGCGAAGCAGGGCCCGGGGCCGCCGTCCAGGAGTCGTACAACCAAGTATTGTATCACCGGGAACGGCGACTTCTTAAGACGCCGCCGTCGCGGATTTCGCATGCGTCGGTGGAACCATCGCTACGATCGACTCTCCTCCACCTCGACTCGCAGGGTCAGACGTCGTCCAGCGGGATGAGATCGACGTGCGACTCCGACTCTCCCGGCGCGGGAGCCGCCGCCGGGCGGGAATGCGGACCGCCCCCCGGGGACTCGCCCTCCTCGTCGTCGACGCGGTAGATCAAGGGGCCGATCGCAACCTCGTCGCCTCGAAAAAGCTGAGTTTCGTCGACGACCCGGCCGTTGACCCGGACGCCGTTGCGGCTGCCGAGGTCGCGGATCAAGACACGGTCGTAAGCCGAGGCTAGGCAGCAGTGCCGTCGAGAAATCTTGGGCAGGTCGAGCCGCAAGTCGCACTCGGGATGTCGGCCGATCAGCAGGATGGGCCGCTGCACCATGATGGGGGGGCCGCTTCGTTGAACGATGGGAGTCAGCTTGAAACTCATTCCGAAGGCTTCTCCGCCACGTGGGAATCGACCGCATGGACGGGAGACGCGCCGTTGGCTTCCTTCTCCCCGGTCATCTGAACGATGACCTGAATCCGACACTTCTCGGCGACCGCCGAAGGAAGGATCTTCCGCACGGCGGCGGCCAGGGCGTTCTCGTCCGCCGGCAGCGGCAAGAGCGGGTTGACGACCTGGGAACCTTCGTCGCCCAGAAGCTTCGCCGAGACCGGGCTCTCCGGGTCGACCATCGTCTGTTCGTGCCCTTGCCCGTTGTCGAGGCGGTATCGAATGTGGGCGATCGACAGCTCGTCGCCCGCCTTCATCCGGCCCATCTCCACCCGCTGACCGTTGATCCGGATGCCGTTGGTGCTCCCGAGATCGCGAACGACGACTTCTCCGCTCTCGTGCACCATGCAGCAATGATGACGAGACACGCGCAAGGAATCGAGCCGCGCATCGCAGGCCGGATGCCGCCCAACGACGACCATGGCGCGATCCAGCATGATGTCTGGACCTTCGTCGAGGGCCACAAGACGCGCGATCATGGAGCAAGTTCCTCGGACGAAACCGACGGCAGGAACCATGCTGAGATCCTCTGCCCCGGAAGTGCCTTAGTTCATTATAGACTAAAAAACCCCCGGGGCACTATCGCAAATCCTGTATTGATCTTGACATCCGGTGTCGAAGCGAAATTCACGAGACCAAGCGGGCCAATCCATGCCTACACGATGAACCGCAAACCCGAGTGGATCACGACACGGTTTCTTCGCCCCAAGCAAATATAAACTAGGCGGACTGGGCGACCAACTTCGTGGTCGAGAAAATCGCTCGTGTTGTGCGATTCCCGGTCGGATTGGGGAAGGGAACGGAATAGCTCCGGCCCCGAAACCGAAAATCGACCCGGTTCTTCGCCTTCCTCGCTCAGGAGGCGTCCGCCGGCGAGACCGACTGAAAAAGCGACTGGCTGTCCTGATGAATTAGGGGTTCTAACAGGAATAGACCTCGAAATCAAACAGAAAAATCGCGATCCGATTAATACGCGGCGTTCAGGAATGTGAGAAAGGCGGATTTGCAAGCGTCTCCAACGGCCGAGATCGTGCGTGGACGCCGCTAAGATCGGTCCAGGCCGAGGTTTTGGGGGGCGATCGACGGCAATCGGCCGTCGGACCGCAACCCTTGGACCGCGTCGTCGAGCGATTCCCGGATCGGTCGCGGCGTTAGACCTAACTCGTTCAGACTCGTTCGCGCGTCGAAGTGCATGATTCGTCGAGCCAGTCGAAGCCCGGTGACCGAAGCCTTCGGCGACGTCCCCGTGACGAGGTCGGCCCAGCCCTCGCTCAGATAGGCAAACGCCAGGCCAAACGCATACGGAACGCGCCGTCGCGGGACCGGAACGCCGGTCGATTCGGAGAGGATTTCGAGCAGGCCGACGAGGCTGAGATTGGTGCCCCCGAGCAGATAGCGGCGTCCCGGGCGGCCCACCGCCATGGCCCGGATCAGCCCCTCGGCGACGTCGCGGACGTCGATAAGGTTGAGCGTGCAGTCGATCACAGCCGGCAGCCTTCCCGAGCAGAAGTCGAGGATCAGGCGGGTCGGCGGCGACAACCCGCGATCGCCCGGCCCCACGGGCATGGTCGGGTTGACGACGATCACCGGCCTCCCTTGATTCGCGAGCCGCATGGCGGCCTTCTCCGCCCGGAGCTTGGAGAGGCAGTACGGGCCGACGGCGTCGCTCTCGTCGATCTCGACGTTCTCGTCGATGGGGCCGGTCGCGCGGGCTTTGGTCAGGATGCTCTCGGTGCTGGTGTGCACGACCCGCTCGGCGCCCGCCGCGAGCGCCGCTTCAAAAACGTGGACCGCCCCCAGGTGGTTGACCGCCTCGAACTCGCGGCGGTCGCGAACCCAGAGGTTGGGGTTCGCCGCCAGATGGTAGACGAACCGGCTCCCCGCGAGGGCCTCGTCGAGCCCTTGCCGCTGGCGGATGTCGGCGAAGACGACCTCGACGCCCGCCGGCAGGCGTCCCACGTCGACCCCCGGCCGCTCAATCACCCGCACCGGCCGGCCGAGTTCGACCAACCGCGCTACCAGATGCCCGCCGATGAACCCGGCCCCGCCCGTCACCGTCGACAATTCGTTCATGATGCTCCTTGTTTCCTTGCGCGCCCGCGCCCTGTACCATGACGCCCGTCCGTGGACAGCACGACCAGCCCCGAACGATGAGGCGCCAACGTATGAAGCGATTCTCGGTGTACCTGAGCCGGCCGCGTCGAGCCTTCGTCCTTTGCGCCCTGGCGGGCGCGGTCCTGGCCGGGGGGGAGGCGAAGGGGGAGATCCAGGCCGGCGCGTCGGTCAAGGTGATCACGCCCAACCCGCTCTTGCCGGTCTCCGGAGGCATGGGGCCGACCCACCCGGCGCGCGAGAAGCGCGGCGAGCTCACGGCCCGCGCGTTGGTGTTTCGCAAGGGCGACGTGACCGTCGGCGTGGTCGCGCTCGACCTTCTGGGCTTCCCCTCGGCCCTCGGCGACCGCGTCCGCGCGAAGGTGACGCGCATCCCCGCGACGAACATCCTCATCGGCTCGACCCACACTCACAGCGCTCCCGACTGCTACGCCTTCCCGGACGGCAAGGGAGGCCACACGGGCGACCTCGCCTACATGAACATGGTCTGCGACAAGGCGGCCGAGGCGCTCAACGAGGCCGTCGACCGGCTTCAGCCCGCGACCCTCAAGATCGCCGTCGGCGAGGCCAAGGGCAAGATCGCTTACAACTATTACGCTCCCGACCTTTACGACCGCCGCATGAACGTCATCCAGGCGAAGACCCTGGAAGGCAAGACGATCGCGACCCTGGTGAACTACGCGATCCACCCTGAAGTCCTTGGCAACGAGGTCGGCATCCTCAGCCCCGACCTCATCGGACCGCTCTGCGAGACGATCGAGTCGCAGGCCGGCGGCGTCGCCCTGTTCATGAACAGCGCCCAGGGGGGGATGGTCACGGCCGACAACCGCAACCTCGACCAGCCCAGCGACCAGGCCCGGGGATACTGGAAGGACGCGCGATCGTGGGACGAGTGCCTGCGGATTGGCCGCCTGATGGCCTCCGAGGCGATCCGGATCGTTCATGACGCCCCCGAACAGAAAGATCCCGCGCTCGCCTGCCAGGCCAAGATGGTTCGGTTTCCGGTCGAGTCGCCCGCCATGTGGGCCGTGATCACGCATTCGCCCCTCAAGTACCCCCACAACGACGACCATTCGGTCAGCGCGCGGGTCAACCTCGTCACCCTCGGCGACGCCCAGATCCTGACGATCCCCGGCGAGGCCCTGCCCAACATCGGCTTCTACCTCAAACGGAAGATGGGGGGCAAGCACAACTTCCTCTTCGGCCTGACCAACGAGGCGTTCGGCTACATCCTCACCAAGGTCGATTTCCAGAGCTTCCCCCGCTACGACTACGTCTCCCGGACCTCGCTCGGCGAGATGACCGGCGAGATCCTGATCGAGAACGCCCTGAAGCTCGTCGAGGAAGCGTCCCACGCCGAGCGCTAAGGCTGCCCGCTCGAACGCCAGCCCCGGAGACGCCCAGGGAAGGCCGGAACAGGGGCCGACACCGGGTTTCACCTGAACTGACACCGGGTTTCCCCTGGAGGCGTGTTGATTACTCCGGACCCAGTCAGGCTCCGTCGTCGGTCGATACGATGGAAGGGGTACGACTACGCGCAGGCGGGCGGATATTTCGTGACGATCTGCGTTCAGGATCGGGCGTGTCTGTTCGGTGAGGTGGTCGACGGGGCGATGCGGGCCAACGCCGCCGGATTGATGGTCGCGGAGGCGTGGGCCGCCTTGACGCAGCGGTTCCCACGAGTGGCGCCGGATGTGTTCGTCGTCATGCCGAACCATTTGCACGGGGTTTTGTTTTTGCGGGACGGAGACGCGCCGTCCGCCGTAGGGGCGCCCCTTGTGGGTGCCCGAGTTTCGGATGACCGCATCACGGTGGGCGACGTGGTCGGGGCGTTCAAATCGTTGACGACGTTGGAATACGGGCGCGGGGTTAAAACCTTGGGCTGGCCGCGATTCGTCGGCGCGCTCTGGCAACGCAATTACCATGAGCACGTCATTCGTGATGAAGTTTCCCTCGAACGGATTCACGATTACATCCTCGACAACCCCCGCCGCTGGGCGTTCGATCGGGAGAACCCCAATGGGACCCCGAACAACGATCGGGAGACGCCATGGATTTCCTGACGGAATCACGCGTCCGCGACGCCAATGTTGAATCGGGCACTCACGAGGAGCGCCCCTACGAATCGCGCGCCCGCAACGCCAATGATGGATCGGGCACCCACAAGGGGCGCCCCTACGAATCGCCGTGCGACCGGGATTGGCACGGTAGGGGTGCCCCTTGTGGGGTGCCCGTGTTTTACTGTCGACGCCCGAGCGGGGCGTTGGTTCAACGAACCTCATACCGGCGGGAAACCCGGTGTCAGTTCATGTCTTCGACCTTCTCTGGATTTCCGCCTCTGACGGATGCGGTGAAATCGCAGTCAAGCTACCGAATGTGAGGCAGGACATGAACTGGCGAGATCGGATCAGCGTGAGACCGGATGTTCGTCACGGCAAGAAATGCATCAAAGGTCGCGAGTGATGGTGAGCGTCATCCTCGCCAGCCTGGCGGAAGGGGACGATCATGGCCAATTACCGCGTCTCACCCGAAGATATTCAGGCCGCCATTCTGTTCGCGGCCGACATGGAGGAAGATCGTTTCCAGCCGCTTGAGCAAGAGGCGATCTGATGCGGTAATCTTCCCGAACTTGGCGAACCCGAGAAGCCATGTTATTCTAGACCTCGTGGAGCAACAAACATGAACATCCTACTCTCCGAGAGCTGGCAACGCTTCGTGCGTGAGGAAGTCCAGACCGGTCGGTTCCCCTCGGAAACCGCAGTCTTGGAAGAAGCCCTGGGTTTGCTCAAGCAGCGTAAAGATTACCAGGCGAAGCCGAAGTCGGTGAACGGAATCGGTGGCAGAGCGATCGGCGAGATCATCGACGAACTGATGAGCGATTTGCCCGTCGACGTGCTCGAACAGCTCCCCATCGACAGTGCGGCCCAACACGATCACTACATCTACGGCACGCCCAAACGCTCCTCATGAGCCGAGCATTCGCCGACACAGTCTACTGGGTCGCCCGGATCAATCCACGGGACCAGTGGCATACGACCTACCGCGCCATCGGCGGCTTGCAACTCGTGACCAGCGACGAAGTGTTGGACGAAGTTCTGGCCCACTTCAGCGCGTTCGGCCCCGCGATGCGCTCGCGCGCGGCCGCCATCATCCGCCAGATCCTCGCCCATCCCGACATCGAAGTCGTGCCACAGTCCCGGCGGTCTTTCCTGGACGCACTCGACCTTTATGAAGCCCGACTGGACAAGGACTACAGTCTCACGGACTGTTCTTCGATGGCCATGATGAAAGCTCAAGGAATCATCAAAGTCCTCACGCGCGACGCCCACTTTTCCCAGGAAGGTTTCACGCTGCTGCCTTGATTTGTGTGCAAGGAATCAAAGGGCCGAGAGCCGCGAAACCCGGCGTCTGCGGAACTTTTCCTTCACCTGACCGGCGCGCTGGACTCCACCGGGCCGCGTAGGGCGACGGGGCTCTTGATTCGATTGGTTCACCGGACCTCGTAGAGGTCCTGTTCCATGCCCATCGCCGTCGGCGGGCCGAGGATTCCGGCGGCGATCCAGACGGCGAACCGCTGTGGGGAGACGTAATCGGTGAACCCGTATCCGGACGGGTCGCGATGCCGCATGATCTCCTTCCAGTCCACGTAGACGTGCGTGACTCCGCGATCATGCAGGACGCGGCGGACCTCCTGGGGGGGGCGGTCGCCGGCAAGAACCTCGATCGTCTCGGGGTTGAAGACCGTGTTGTAGAGGATCGGATGGTTGAGGTGGTACACGGCCGCCTGGCCGATCAGGAGGATCTTGGCGTCGGCCGGAAGCCGGGCGTCGGTTGTGGCCAGGGGCGCATTCAGACGGCGGGGCATGTCGCGGCGGAGGAATTCGATGTCCCCCGTCCATTCGTTGAGGCCCGCCAGCGCCGTCGACGAGTAGGCGAGGTTGGTCGCGATCGCCAGCCCGAAGACCCCCGCGCGGATGATCCGCCAGGCCATCGTCTCCGACCAATCGGCCCCCAGGC contains:
- a CDS encoding transposase; translated protein: MTICVQDRACLFGEVVDGAMRANAAGLMVAEAWAALTQRFPRVAPDVFVVMPNHLHGVLFLRDGDAPSAVGAPLVGARVSDDRITVGDVVGAFKSLTTLEYGRGVKTLGWPRFVGALWQRNYHEHVIRDEVSLERIHDYILDNPRRWAFDRENPNGTPNNDRETPWIS
- a CDS encoding FHA domain-containing protein — translated: MSFKLTPIVQRSGPPIMVQRPILLIGRHPECDLRLDLPKISRRHCCLASAYDRVLIRDLGSRNGVRVNGRVVDETQLFRGDEVAIGPLIYRVDDEEGESPGGGPHSRPAAAPAPGESESHVDLIPLDDV
- a CDS encoding NAD-dependent epimerase/dehydratase family protein, translated to MNELSTVTGGAGFIGGHLVARLVELGRPVRVIERPGVDVGRLPAGVEVVFADIRQRQGLDEALAGSRFVYHLAANPNLWVRDRREFEAVNHLGAVHVFEAALAAGAERVVHTSTESILTKARATGPIDENVEIDESDAVGPYCLSKLRAEKAAMRLANQGRPVIVVNPTMPVGPGDRGLSPPTRLILDFCSGRLPAVIDCTLNLIDVRDVAEGLIRAMAVGRPGRRYLLGGTNLSLVGLLEILSESTGVPVPRRRVPYAFGLAFAYLSEGWADLVTGTSPKASVTGLRLARRIMHFDARTSLNELGLTPRPIRESLDDAVQGLRSDGRLPSIAPQNLGLDRS
- a CDS encoding type II toxin-antitoxin system VapC family toxin yields the protein MSRAFADTVYWVARINPRDQWHTTYRAIGGLQLVTSDEVLDEVLAHFSAFGPAMRSRAAAIIRQILAHPDIEVVPQSRRSFLDALDLYEARLDKDYSLTDCSSMAMMKAQGIIKVLTRDAHFSQEGFTLLP
- a CDS encoding DUF885 domain-containing protein translates to MTRHRSSFLVLALVAASGLSIAADDPGGLPEDARLNALFRDYLTETFHREPLSATRLGEHGFDDKLDDLSPEAREANLQLRRDTLARLRKEVVVDRLSRPSKIDYDVFLRHLESTIWLGETFHPFRDDPRVYGDYATESVYLLLTQSSLPREVNRRNALERMRQVPRVLETARKTIGRPPRVKVETAIRQTEGAVGFYKTELFRLAGDPPGEGQLAADAAKLVGLLSDYLAFLKTEVLPRSTDDWRIGRELFVKKLDYELDAGLTADEVLAEAEREAVRVETEMSVFARQIWSEFFPGVAVPPDDPAGRSEMTRRVLERIGDDHGTADSLVADARSTVHAIKDFISARKILALPEPDQCRIIEMPEFMRGNSVAYLNPAPPLDSRGSSEYSISPPPADWSRERADSLLREYNRSMLKILTIHEAYPGHYVQLEYSNKCPSFIRLVLSSGTFAEGWAVYTEQMMLDQGFGGGDVKLRLQQLKFYLRAVVNAILDNKMHCGAMTDAEARDLLMNRAFQTEGEAVGKIIRSKQSSCQLSTYFVGRTAFYRLRQSVQREQGDRFDLARFHEAALSEGTLPVKFLPELVRARLAVTKEK
- a CDS encoding FHA domain-containing protein, producing MIARLVALDEGPDIMLDRAMVVVGRHPACDARLDSLRVSRHHCCMVHESGEVVVRDLGSTNGIRINGQRVEMGRMKAGDELSIAHIRYRLDNGQGHEQTMVDPESPVSAKLLGDEGSQVVNPLLPLPADENALAAAVRKILPSAVAEKCRIQVIVQMTGEKEANGASPVHAVDSHVAEKPSE